The segment GACACGGCATCGCTGCGTCGCTGCTGATGGCCAAATTGTCGGCCGACGCGCGGTACACGCTCGCATCGATCGAAGATCCGGCCGAAGCGTTCTGCACGCTGAATAACACGTTTAGTGAGAGCATTCCGGACGACCAGTTCGTGACGCTGGTGCTGAACATTCTGAACTTTGAGAAGCACGAGCTGACGGTGCTAAACGCCGGCCACATGGCCCCGATGTTGCGGCGCAACAACGGCCAGGTAGAAGACATCGGCGAAGCCGAAATCAGCTTGCCGCTTGGCGTTTTCCCTGATCTGGAATACGAGAAAGTGACCGTCCCGATCGCGGTTGGCGAACGGATCGTCCTGTTCACCGACGGCATCAACGAAGCGATGGACGCCGATGGCGAGCAATTCGGCATTCCCCGCGTTCGCGAGCGTACCCAACAGCAATTCCCGACCGTCGCCCAACTCGGCCAAGCGGTCATCCAAGACGTCCGCGAATTCATGGGCTCGCAATTCGACGACATGTGCCTGGTTTGCTACGAGCGGCTGGAATAGCCGAAAACCGCAACACTAGCCCGCAGCGCAAGCGAGAGAATGCGGCCTCTACATCGTTTGACAAAAAGAAAACCCGAATGTCCAAACACTGGGCATTCGGGTTTTGTGTTTCGAATTCTAGTCGGCCGCATTCCCTCGCTTGCGCTGCGGGCTAGTGAGTGAGCCTTACTGGCACAAGCACGACGTGCTGGCGAAGCTGATCGGCGCTGACGGCTGGATGATCCAGATGTTGCGGAAGACGACCGGGTCGTTGTGGTCCTGCAGCTTGATCGGGCCCGGTTCGGGGCCTTCCTGTTTGCCGGCGCCGGTTTTGTTCGGGATGTGGACGTCGCGTTGGACGGCGACTCCGTTTTGATAGACGGTCAGGCGAGCGTCGGCCACCTTCTTCCCTTCCGCGTCAAAGCGAGCCGCGGTGAAGTAGATGTCGTAAGTTTGCCACTGCAGCGGCGGGAAGCACATGTTCAGTTCCGGCGGCTTGGTGCGGTAGAGCGACGCGGCGTCATTGAACTCCGGCGTCTTGCCGAACGAATCGAGGATCTGCACTTCGTAACGCTCTTGAATGTAGACGCCGCTGTTGCCGCGAGCCTGCGAAGTTTTTTCCGGCATGAACGGCGTGCGGAATTCCAAGTGCAACTGGAAGTCTTCGACCGGGAAGGTGGTGATGGCGCCGGCTTTCAGCAGCCCTTCCGGGGTCAGCTTGCCATCTTTGAAGTACTCGGTCGACGTGCCGTCAAACAGCACGAGCGAGTCGTGCGGAGGTCGGTGCCCCAGCGTCAGGCTCTTGCGACGAACCTTCCGCAAGTTGCCGAGGTTCTGCCCTGCCCCGTTGGTGACGACGGCGTGATTCGGATCGACCGCGATCACGTAGGCGTCATGCTGAAGCAGGATCACGCCATCCTTCAACTCTCCCGTCAGTTCCAACTTGGCGCCGTTGTCCCAGCCGTTGCCTGGCAGGCCGCCCTGATACTGCAGCGCCGAGAACTTTCCTTTGCCGAGCGCCACCACTTGCAAGCCGGTCATTTCCAGACAGCCGTTAGGAAGCTGGAGCGGACCGTAGAACTCGCCCTGGTAGTGGAAGTCGATGTCGCTGACGTTGTCGGGGTCGACGTAGACGCCTGGTCGGTCGGCGGCAAAGCTAACGGACGAAATCGCCAGGAGCAGGAAAACGGCAGTAATATTGCGAAGCATGGGGCGGGCTTAGCGATCGAGAGGAGCAGGAAGGTTAGGCAAGAAATCCTAGAATAGTCTGCTTCGTACTGTGAGCGTTTGCAAGACGATAGAGCCTGCTTGCGACAAATCGACCGAATTGCCGGCGAATCGGGGGGATCGGCGCAAAAAAAGAGACCGCGGCCGGGCGGCTACGGTCTCTTCGATTTTCGCAAACCGTGAGAAAGCGGCGAGGGTTACTCGGCCGGCTTTTCTTCGGCAGCCGGAGCTTCTTCCATCGGCTTCTCTTCCGCGGCCGGGGCAGCTTCTTCCATCGGCTTTTCTTCGGCCGGCGGAGCTTCGGTCGATTCGGCCGGCATCGTCACTTCCGGCGCTTCGGCTGGCTTTTCAACCGGCTTTTCGACCGTGCCGCCACAACCAACCAGGAAAGCGGCGCCGCAGAACATCGCGGCCGACATCCACATCTTCATAGCAAATTTCCCCCAAGTAATGAGAAACCAAAAACAGAGCGTGCGCTATTCACCAGGGAATTGGTGTCCCTTTACGCTCATTTCCACAGAGTAAAGCCCAGTGCGGGCCGTCACAAACAAAGTCTTTCCTTCAGGTCCGCCGAACGTTGCGTTCGCCGGATGTTCCGGAAATTCAATGATTCCAAGGATCTCACCTTTCGGGCTGATCACCTGCACGCCGAGTTTGGTCGTGACGTACAGGTTCCCATGCTCGTCGATGGTTAGACCGTCGCCCCCTTGATTGTCTTCGCCTTCCGGTTGGCGAAATTGGCAGAGGGCCCGTTTTTTTCCGAGTTTTCCTGGTCCAAGCACGTCGTAGGCGTACAGCTTGGTTTCCATCGAAGGAACGACGTAGAGGGTCTTTTCGTCGATCGAAAGGATCACGCCGTTGGGCGCAACGATATCGTCGATCAAGCGAGTGACGACGCCGTCAGCCGAGAGGTAATAAACCGCTTCCACCTTTTGCGGCCAGGGATCGGGCGCTCGGAAGCGAGGATCGGTAAAGTAGACGCCCCCTTGGATATCGCAGACCAAGTCGTTGGGCGCGTTGAATCGTTTTTCTTCGTACTTGCCGGCGAGGACCTGGTAATCGTCGCCGCTCAGCGAAACGCTCGCCAACTGACCGTCCATCTGACAGATGAGCAATCGTGCGCTGCGCACCATCGTACCGTTGGTGTGCCCTGCCGGTTCCAAGAAGACAGCGATCTTGCCATCTGGAGCCTGGCGATAGATGCGGTCGTTGGGAATGTCGCTGAAGTAAAGGTTCCCCGCGCTATCGGACGAGGGGCCTTCTGTGAACGCGAAATTCTTCTGCAGAGTTTTGACTTCGCCGACGGGACCGATGCCAGGGATCGGCTCGGCGGCGTACAACGCGGCTGCCGACAGACAGAGAGCGGAAGCGGCGAGAACGGTCTTGATCATGGCGGGGCCTATCGTCACGGGGGCGGGTCTTTCTGTTAGTGGAACCCGTCCAGAGAGTTAAGTCAAATAGTGCTGACGAATTTCTCGTAAACTTCGTAGCGTTGACTTCGGACGATCCCGACGATCGAACAAACCGGCATTCGGATAGGCGTGAGGGGTGGCGTCGGAGAACTGATTCCAGAAAATCGCCTGGGTTTGGGGGTGGGACAGGATCAGCGGGACCAGCGACTCGACGAATTCTCGCTGGCGCCGGCGGCTGATCGGAAAAGTCGGGGTTTTGTTGTCCGAAATCTGCCGCTGGGCCCGTTTGTCGAACCGCCGGGAACTGGGGAAGGTCAGCGTGACGAAGAGCGGCAGTCCCAACATCCCCCAGTGATCCAACAGGCGAATCACCTCGAACGGATCCCGGGGGAAAACGGCGCCGTCGCAATCGTTAAAATTCAACTCGACGCCGACGCCGGTGACGCCCAGGTTCGCTCGGACGATTTCTTCGGCAAAGTGAATTGGCGACAAGTCGCGATGGGAGTGGCTCAGGTAATCTCCCCAAGGATGATCGAAGCTGACCAGTACCGGCGTCTGAGGATCGTTGCGACGCATCGTTTCGATCGAGCCGACCAGCAGGCGAAGTTGCTGCTCTTCGGTCAGGTGGAAGTCGCGCGTCGTGTTGATGCCGGACGAGCAATACCAGAGATCGATCATGCCGTTCAGATTGCGAGTCGTCGTTTCGACGTACTGCATCAGAAAGCCGAGAACGCTGGTAAAGTCGTCATCCCACAGATAGAGCCAATCGGGGACGTGCAATTCGTCGAGGTTTGCGACCGGTCCGCCGACGACGCGCAGACCTTGGCTGCGACTCCAGCGAATCCGTTCTTTCACCTTGTCGAAGTCGAATCGCCCTTCGTTCGGCTCGCAGTCTTTCCAGACCGGGGTTACGACGGCGGTATTGAACGTGGGACGCAACAGCGCCGAGGCGTCGGCCGACGGATGCGTGTTGCGGATATTGATCCCGTACAGAAACGTTCGGTGCGGCGCATGCTCTTGGATAAAGTCGATCGCCGCATCACGATAGACGGCGGTCAGGTGGGCGAAAGCTTTTGCCGTATGGATAATGCAGTCTCGTGCGGCCTGTTGCGAAGCGGTCCCGTGATGGTCGCGAGTTGCGGCGATCGTAAACGCATCGATCGCATTGCCGAGCGCCTCGTAAAACGCTTCGGTCTGTTCGATATCGGCGGCGTCGCAGACGGCGACCAGCGACTTCAAACGGCAGAGAACTCCGCGCGCAACTTCTAGCGCCAAGTGATACGGTTCGGTTCGGGGGCGAAGCGAACAGGTCACCAACATGTACGACCGCGATTCGTCGACGTTCCAGGGGATCCGCATCTTAACGGAGTCATCCCCTTCGAACTCAATCGACAGGATTTTGCCGTCATGTTTGACCTTCGAGCGGCGCGGAACTTGGTCGTAATCAACGACATATGCGGCGTCGTAGCGACGGGAAAGTTGATCGATCGGCGGCGCATAAAATCGCAGTGTTCCCACGGGGGGCGAACCTCTAGCAGAAGCGGTAACAGGAATAGCCGCAGGGCCCAAGTGCGTAAGCTCTCTAGTCTAATCGGTTTACGCAATTCTTGCACCTCTGCTTTTTTGGTGCGTACTAGGCAACTCTTTCGTCCGTCTGTTAAGATTGCCCGGCTTATAGGATTTTTGACTCAACGACAAGTGGTTTGCCATGACTATTGACTTGCCAGTTCGGCACGGAAAAGTACGTGACATTTACGATTTGGGAGACAAGTTGCTCCTGGTCGCTTCCGATCGCACCAGTGCGTTTGACTACGTTCTCCCGTCGGCTCTGCCCGACAAAGGGCGGGTTCTGACGCAGATCAGCCGCTTCTGGTTTGAGAAGCTCGGCGTTGCGAATCATATGATCTCGACCGACGTGGCCGATTTCGATCTCCCCGCTGGGACCGATCTGGCCTCGCTCGAAGGTCGCGCCATGCTGGTCCGCAAGACCGAAGTTGTGCCGATCGAATGCGTCGTCCGCGGCTATCTCGCCGGTTCGGGCTGGAAGGAATACGGCAAGAGCGGCACCGTTTGCGGCATCCCGTTGCCGGCCGGTCTTGATCAGAGCGCTCAGCTGGAAACGCCGATTTTCACGCCGGCCACCAAGGAAGAGTCTGGCCACGACATCAACATCTCGTACGAGCGGATGTGCGAAATCGTCGGTGAAGAGTTGGCGTCGACGCTGCGTGACAAGAGCATCGACATCTACACTCGCGGCGCCGCCTATGCCCGCGAAAAAGGGATCATCATTGCCGACACCAAGTTCGAGTGGGGCATCATCGACGGCGAATTGCTGCTGATCGACGAAGTTCTCACCCCGGACAGCTCGCGGTTCTGGCCGGTCGATCAATACCAGGTCGGAGTCAGCCCGCCGTCGTTCGACAAGCAGATCATCCGCGACTACTTGGAAACGACCGACTGGGACAAGAACAGCGCTCCGCCCGAGTTGCCGGCCGAAATCGTCAGCCGAACCCGTGCGAAGTACATCGAAGCGTACGAAGAGCTGACCGAAAAATCGTTCCCCTGGAAGTAACCTGCGGGAAGCGAAACGAAACGGAAAAGGCGCCGCAGCGAGTTATCGCGCAGCGCCTTTTTTTGTGAGTCTTGGTTGGATCGCAGATCCTACTCCGGCTTTTCTTCCTCGGACTTCGGTTCCTCCGGTTTGGGCTGATCGCCCTTTTCCGCATCCGGTTCTTCGGCCTTGGGTTCTTCAGCCTTCGGCTCTTCCGTTTTCGCCGGCGGGATCAGGCGTTCCGCCAGTAGGGTATTGCCGCGGCGCTGCGGCGACGCGATGTCGTCAATGTAGGTGAGCCAATCGACGGCAGTCTTGAACGCCGCAGATTTTTCTTCGGCAGTCACCTTCGCTCCGTCGGCATTGCCGACGTTCGCCCGGGCAAGTCCGTAGCGAGCTTGCGACGCGAACGGAACCTGCGGAAACTCCTTGAGCGTGCGGACCTCGAAGTAATCGATCGCTGACGGATACTGACGACTGTCGAGGGCGATCTGTCCCAGTTGGTAGCTGGCGATCATTTTGATCGTTTTTGCGTTGGCGACCATCGCTTCGACGAAGAATCGTTGTTGCTCTTGATCTCGGGGAAGACGAAGCCCCTGCTCTTCCAGAACCATAACCTGTTCGCGGAAGTTGAGCTTCTGCATTTGCAGGTCGAAGCTGCGAGCGAAGAGGTACATCTTGCGAGCGCCCGGACGCTGGATTTCGTTATCAAAGCGGCCCATCAGATGGAGCAAACGACCGATCGCCAGGGGCGAGCTTTGGTCATACATCTGGCGTTCCAT is part of the Blastopirellula sediminis genome and harbors:
- a CDS encoding 3-keto-disaccharide hydrolase; the encoded protein is MLRNITAVFLLLAISSVSFAADRPGVYVDPDNVSDIDFHYQGEFYGPLQLPNGCLEMTGLQVVALGKGKFSALQYQGGLPGNGWDNGAKLELTGELKDGVILLQHDAYVIAVDPNHAVVTNGAGQNLGNLRKVRRKSLTLGHRPPHDSLVLFDGTSTEYFKDGKLTPEGLLKAGAITTFPVEDFQLHLEFRTPFMPEKTSQARGNSGVYIQERYEVQILDSFGKTPEFNDAASLYRTKPPELNMCFPPLQWQTYDIYFTAARFDAEGKKVADARLTVYQNGVAVQRDVHIPNKTGAGKQEGPEPGPIKLQDHNDPVVFRNIWIIQPSAPISFASTSCLCQ
- a CDS encoding SMP-30/gluconolactonase/LRE family protein codes for the protein MIKTVLAASALCLSAAALYAAEPIPGIGPVGEVKTLQKNFAFTEGPSSDSAGNLYFSDIPNDRIYRQAPDGKIAVFLEPAGHTNGTMVRSARLLICQMDGQLASVSLSGDDYQVLAGKYEEKRFNAPNDLVCDIQGGVYFTDPRFRAPDPWPQKVEAVYYLSADGVVTRLIDDIVAPNGVILSIDEKTLYVVPSMETKLYAYDVLGPGKLGKKRALCQFRQPEGEDNQGGDGLTIDEHGNLYVTTKLGVQVISPKGEILGIIEFPEHPANATFGGPEGKTLFVTARTGLYSVEMSVKGHQFPGE
- a CDS encoding phosphoribosylaminoimidazolesuccinocarboxamide synthase produces the protein MTIDLPVRHGKVRDIYDLGDKLLLVASDRTSAFDYVLPSALPDKGRVLTQISRFWFEKLGVANHMISTDVADFDLPAGTDLASLEGRAMLVRKTEVVPIECVVRGYLAGSGWKEYGKSGTVCGIPLPAGLDQSAQLETPIFTPATKEESGHDINISYERMCEIVGEELASTLRDKSIDIYTRGAAYAREKGIIIADTKFEWGIIDGELLLIDEVLTPDSSRFWPVDQYQVGVSPPSFDKQIIRDYLETTDWDKNSAPPELPAEIVSRTRAKYIEAYEELTEKSFPWK